In a single window of the Gossypium hirsutum isolate 1008001.06 chromosome D02, Gossypium_hirsutum_v2.1, whole genome shotgun sequence genome:
- the LOC107907904 gene encoding calcineurin subunit B-like has protein sequence MNQDSSMLMDSIAYFESVLRQNLYVGTVCGLTCHLDEDLYYGTWGVVYSEFCYDSTDSLVVDFGQGILKFGLWFYLSISSFNVYGEFIAATVHPNKLEREEHLVAAFRYFDKDGSGYITVDELQQACVEHNMTDVLLEDIIREVDQDNDGRIDYGEFVAMVLIFSLLADCTADPEYDDS, from the exons ATGAATCAGGACAGTTCCATGCTCATGGATTCTATAGCTTATTTTGAGAGTG TCCTTAGGCAGAATTTGTATGTAGGAACTGTTTGTGGGTTGACTTGCCACCTTGATGAGGATCTCTATTATGGGACTTGG GGTGTTGTATATTCTGAGTTTTGCTATGATTCAACTGATTCCTTGGTGGTAGATTTTGGTCAGGGGATTCTGAAGTTTGGATTGTGGTTTTATCTGTCAATCTCGA GTTTCAATGTTTATGGAGAATTCATAGCTGCAACAGTTCACCCTAATAAACTAGAGCGTGAGGAGCATCTCGTTGCTGCATTCCGATACTTTGATAAGGATGGAAGTGGGTATATTACAGTTGATGAGCTTCAACAAGCTTGTGTTGAGCATAACATGACAGATGTTTTACTCGAGGATATAATCAGAGAAGTTGATCAAGATAAT GATGGAAGAATCGATTATGGTGAATTTGTTGCTATGGTACTAATTTTCAGTTTGTTGGCAGATTGTACAGCAGATCCAGAATATGATGACTCATGA